The DNA segment ACCGCTGCGCAGTGAGTCGTTGGATCTGGTGTTCTCCAGTTTGGCATTGCAGTGGTGCCATGATCCAGCGCAAGCTTTCAGGGAAATAAAAAGGGTATTAACGTCACAGGGTTACGCGCTGTTTGCTACGCTTAATTCGGGAAGTTTATTTGAGCTACGGGAAGCATGGATGGCGGTGGATGACCATGAGCATGTTAATCAGTTCATGGAGGAGCTGGAGCTTCGTTCAGTGTTACAGCAAGCGGAAATACAATGCAAAACCTGGCAGGTGCAACGCCATGTTATGTATTACGCAGATGTGAATGCCATCTTGCAGAGTCTGAAGCGGATTGGTGCGAGTCAGGTTAATGGTCAGCGCAGTCAGGGATTATTAACCAGACAAAAATTGCAATGCTTGCAGCAGGCATATGAACGATATCGGTTACCCACGGGACTGCTTCCGGTCACCTATAACGTGTGTTACGGAGTTTTACATCGATGAGCAAAACCTTTTTTGTTACCGGCACTGATACCGATGTAGGTAAAACAACGAGTACGCTGGCTTTATTACATGCGGCTGCAGCACAAGGATTAAAAGCGGTTGCTTACAAACCAGTCGCTGCCGGTTGTGAAATTATGGAAGATGGCCTGTGCAATCAGGATGTCTTGTTATTGCAAAAGAATAGCTCTCTGCAATTAAGTTATGATCAGGTGGTGGGTTATTCTTTCGAAGCGTTTTCTTCCCCTCACATTGCTGCAGAAGAGTCGGGAACAACTATCAAATTAGATATACTGTCGGAAGGGCTTGCCTATTTGCAACAAAAAACCAACGCGGATATTATTTTTGTCGAAGGTGCGGGCGGCTGGCGCGTTCCGATCGGTCATGGGCATTTTCTGTCTGACTGGGTTAAATATGAAAACCTGCCCGTGATCATGGTAGTTGGTGCGCGCTTAGGTTGTATTAACCATGCGGTGCTAACACAAGAAGCAATTCATCATGACATGTTGCAGCTGGCGGGTTGGTGCATGAATCGGATTAATCCGGCCATGAGCCACTACCAATCTAATCTCGAAACATTAAAGAGCTTATTACCTGCACCGTTTTTAGGGGAAATCCCTTACATCAATAAGCCTTATGAGCATAATCTCGGGCAATATCTCGATATCTCCTCGCTTCTCTAATTTTACGCATATAACCGAGGTGTTTTTATAAATACCTCGGTTTATTCGAAAGATATGCATTGTATTTCTTACATTTCATTTACTTGAAATTCCTGTTGGCGCCCCTATGATCAGGTTGTGTGCGTATGCACATTAACGCACGTTGAAAGGAGCTGAAATGAAACGCATTGTGCTGTTTCTTGCGACAAACTTAGCAGTGATGCTGGTGCTGTCGATCGTATTGAGTCTGTTAAGTAGTTTTTTTGGTATCAACACCCGTGGGTCGTCCGGTTTGTTGCTGATGGCAATGGTGTTTGGTTTCGGCGGCTCAATTATTTCTCTGCTGATGTCCAAATGGATGGCCAAACGTGCCTATGGCATTCAGCCGATTGAACAGCCACGCAATGAAGTTGAATACTGGTTGGTCAATACGGTTAAACGTCAGGCGGAACAAGCTGGTATCGGTATGCCGGAAGTGGGTATCTATGACGCACCGGATATGAATGCATTCGCGACAGGTGCTAACCGTAATGAAGCGTTAGTGGCAGTCAGCTCGGGTTTGCTTTACAGCATGAGCCGTGATGAAGCTGAAGCGGTGTTGGCGCACGAAATAAGCCATGTTGCCAATGGCGATATGGTCACACTGACGTTAATTCAGGGGGTAGTGAATACCTTCGTGATTTACCTGTCGCGTTTGCTGGCGGGCATTATCAGTAATGTATCGCGCTCGGATGATGAAGAGTCCAGTTTTGGCGGTGGGATGGCTTATTTTGCTATCTCCATGGTGCTGGAGCTGGTATTTGGTATGTTGGCATCCGTCATTGTGATGTGGTTCTCTCGTCAACGTGAGTTCCGGGCTGATGCCGGTTCTGCCCGATTAGTCGGTAAAGAAAAGATGATCGCCGCCTTGGAACGACTGGCTCGGGGTCATGAATCACAACTGGATGGCACTATGATGGCATTTGGTATCAATGGTAAAACGGCAATGACTGAACTGTTCATGAGCCATCCACCATTGGAAAAACGTATTCAGGCATTACGCGACATGCGCTAATAGCCAATAAATGAAAAAAGGTCGCTACGTTATGAGCGACCTTTTTTATTTCCATTGCTGGCTGTTTCAGTAAAAAATAATTAACCCGCTTCTTTGGCGTTCTCGGTCAGATAAGCCACCAAATCTTCGATACACAGCACCGGCATATCGTGTTTATCGGCAAATTTCACAATCTCTGGTAAACGCGACATCGAGCCATCTTCATTCTGTAACTCGCACAAAACGCCATACGGTTTTAAACCGGCAAGCTTCATCAGATCGACAGTCGCTTCGGTATGACCACGACGGGTTAAGACACCACCAGTACGGGCACGCAGAGGGAAGACATGGCCCGGACGATTAAGATCTGCAGCTACAGCCCCATCAGCGGTTGCTGTTCGAATGGTGGTGATGCGATCTTGAGCGGAAACACCGGTTGTAACCCCATGGGCGGCTTCAATGGTGATGGTAAAGCCAGTTTGATAAGCGCTGGTGTTATGTTCCACCATCATTGGCAAGGCCAACTGGCGTACACGCTCTTCCGTCAGACATAAACACACAATGCCGGAACACTCACGGATCATCAGTGCCATTTGTTGCGGGGTCATTTTTTCTGCGGAAAAGATAAGATCGCCTTCATTTTCACGATCTTCGTCATCGACGACTAATACACCGTTACCTTGCTGCAATGCAGTCAAAGCTCGTTCTACACGTTGAAATGGATTGCCAAACGGGGTCAGTAAAGACTGATTCATGGTAATACTCCTATGTATTGTTACCAGAATCAGGGCATGGAATAACAGAGCCTCCGCGAGACGCGGAGGCTTGTATTCTCTTTCATCCGGACTATAACCGTCGGCCCCGGAATTACACCGGATCTGCTGACATTAAAACGATGTTTTGTTTTAACCGCTCGCGGGCTCTCAGTCGGGAACCATTCCTGACTGTATACCGCCGGTGGGGACTTTCACCCCGCCCTGAGAATATGCTCTGCTAGGTTAGTCCCAAATTTCATAAAATCCAAGTAATAGAATTGAAACATATGCCTTTTTCTGACTCATGCGAAGCAGTGCTGTGATAGGATTGAAGGTGTTACAGTGTATTAACAAATCTACCCTTATGGTGCACGGGAATGAGCGGAGATTCGTTGAAATATAAAAAATACCGAAATTACCTGATTGCTGGCAGTCTGTTTTTGGGCTGTATTTCGGCTGCGCAGGCGAAGCCCGTTGTCTATGATATTCGCGGTGTTAAAGGCGAATCATTGGATAATGTGCGTTATTATCTTGCGGCATTACCAGCCATTGATAGCCAAAAAGTTGAAGGCCGGGCAAGAAAAGTTGAGCTGGCTGTTCGGCAAGCCATGCAAGCGATTGGTTATTATTCCCCGCGCATCAATTTCACCTATCCCGCAGATAAAGATAACCGGTTACAGATACAAATCGACGCGGGTAAACCCGTGTTAATTCGCCAGCTTCAGGTCGAATTAGAAGGTGATGCCCAGAAAGATCCTGATTTCCTGAAAATTTTATCGTCGATGGATTTAGACGTTGGCGACGTCATGCATCACGGTAAATATGAAAATATCAAACGTCGGTTAAAAACACTGGCGGCTACCCACGGCTATTTTGACGCTAAGATGGAAAAAGCCGACGTCCAACTCTATCCCAATGATCGGGCGGCTGATATTCATATCATTTTCAACAGCGGTCACCGCTATCGTTTTGGCGCGATTACGGTGGATGGTATTGCACAAACGAGTGTGATCCAGCCGTTATTACATTTTAAACAAGGTGATTTTTACGATACGCGGAAATTGGCTAAACTCAGTCAGGCATTATCACAAACCCGTTATTTTCAGGTGGTGGATGTTCACCCACAAATGACAGATAACAGCGATTTTGTGATCCCCGTAATCGTGCATTTAGAGAAGAAAAAACAGAATCAGATGGAAACCGGTATCGGCTTTTCGACCGATGAAGGCCCTCGGGTACAGTGGAACTGGGAACGCCCGTGGGTGAATGATGACGGGCATCGTTTTTCCTCACAGATCAAGGTGGCACAAACCACACAAACTGTTGATTTCAGCTACCGCATTCCCAAGAAAAATCCGATCGATGATTATTATCAGCTGCAGACTACCTATGCCAATGTGGATCAGGCGGATACTCGCTCGCAGAAAATTGAGACGGGGTTACATTACTGGACTACGTTGCTGGGACGATGGCAACGAGATTATTTTTTCAAGACGGCGTATGAAAAATATGAACAAGGTGAAGATACCGGCAATAGTTTGTTATTCATGCCTGGCGCTTCCATTACCCGCGTCCGTAGTCAGGGCGGGATAGATCCGTATTGGGGCGATCAGCAGACGGTTTCTGTGATGTTTTCTGACCCTAGCTGGGGTTCAGATACCCGCTTTGTGAAAGTATGGGGACGCACCAAATGGCTACGGACTTATGCCAGTAAACATCGTTTCATCTTCCGCGCCGAACAAGGCGCTTTGCTTTGGGGAAACCTGAGTGAGATCCCGGCATCACAGCGTTTCTTTACGGGGGGTGATCAAACGGTACGTGGTTTTGGTTATGACAGTATTTCGCCATTGGACTCTTCCGGTAAGCTTTCCGGTGCGTTGAATGTCAGTGCGGGGAGTCTGGAATATAACTATCAGATCGCACCGAAGTGGCGAATAGCGACTTTTGTTGATGCGGGTACCGCAACGAATGACTACAAAGATCCGTGGAAAATTGGGACTGGTGTGGGGGGGCGTTGGTTAACCCCCGTTGGTCAATTACGATTTGATTTAGCTTTTGGTGTATCGGAGCAACAGGTACCATTCCGTTTGCACTTTGCGTTGGGGCCTGAGTTATGAGTCTGAGAAGTCGACGTTGGGTTGCTTCTTCTATCTTGTTGATGGCCTTCTTAGTGGCTATCGTATTTTTTCTGCTTTTTTCTTCATTTGGCAGCCAATTGGTATGGAATCAGTTAGTCCGAGTCGTACCGGATCTGAAAGGCGAGTTAGTTTCAGGTTCTCTGGCTGATGGCTGGCAAGTGCATGATCTGAAATGGCAAAACAAAGAAATCACCGTTTCGCTAAAACAAGGTCAGGCACAATGGAAACTGGCCTCTTTGCTGGCCGGCGAGGTTGAGGTTAATTCACTGATAGTCGATGGTTTGACTGTTACTCGTCGGGATGTGGTTGAGCCTGCAACTCCAACAGTGGTGGCCGCCAATGCCTATATTTCAACACCGTTGCCTATTGTATTACATCAACTGCAATTATCAGATTTTACCTATGATGATCCGGTAGTTAGGGTCAAACTCCAACAGTTGACTACTGCGGCGGAATGGCAGACGCATCGTATTACTATTAACCCTTCACAATCAGACGCTGTCGATGTTTGGTTAAAACCAAGCGTACCTGCAAAGCCGTCTGTTAAAGCAGAAAAAACTAAAGCGACAGGGTCAGAATTACCGGAAGTGTTTGTGCCATTTGATATTAATTTGGCGCAATTAGACTTAAAAAATGGGCGCTACCACCAGCAAGATTTTGATACCGGTCAGTTAGATATCGGCCTGCAGGCGCGTTTTGATGGTACTGTGCTGACAGTGCAGAAACTGGCGGTTAAACAAGAAAAGCGTAGCGTTGAACTATCAGGCCAGATGACTTTTATTCAGCACTATTTGTTGGATGCCACCTTAAAAGCGCAGGCGGCGTTACCCGTTATATTACCGGAAACAGCACGAGTGCTTACTCTTGCAATAAAAGGTGATTTGCAGCAATTAACGTTTAATGCTGGGCTGGAAGGGAAAGAAAAGCTCCAGTTTCAGGGCAAACTGAAACCACTGACGGATCATTTACCTTTTGAGCTGACGGGTGACTGGTTGCAATTGCCATTACCCGCATCATTGGCTGGCTTATCGGTAGAGAAAGGCAAACTTGATTTACATGGTTCATTAACTAACTACCAGTTCAATCTGGAAAGTAATGGTAAGTGGCTTGATTTACCCTCAACCCGTCTGCAGTTAGCGTTGCGAGGCACAACAGAAAAACTAGAGCTGCAGCGGCTGCAGCTGGGTGATGGTGTGAATCAGCTGGAGGTGGCTGGCCAGTTAAGTTGGCAAAAAGGATTGCACTGGCAAGGGCAATCGCAGCTGCAATTACCGGAAGTAAACCGCTGGTTACCAGATACCAAAGCGAGTGTTTCTGGTGGATTAAAACAGGAATTGCATTGGCAGGATGATCATTGGCAAGGCAATGTATCGAATATCGATTTGAAAGGTAAATGGAATGGTTTTCCATTAACAACTCAAGGCGCTATTCGTGGTGATGAGCAGGGCAATTGGCAATTTCAACAAATTGCGATTGAAAATGGCCCGAATACTTTGACGCTAAATGGCAAATTAGACAAACAGTGGTCATTAGCCGGTAAACTGCGTGCGCAAAAACTATCCGCGATTAATTCACAATGGGATGGCGGTGTCGATGGTGATTTTCGTCTGAATGGCCCAGCCAAAGCGCCCGTCCTGGCGTTGCGACTGGCTGCAGCACGAATGGTCATGCCGGGGCAACTTATCCGTGATCTTGAAGTAACGGGGCATGCCACACTAAACCAAACTCTGCCGGGGCAGCTACAGCTCCACGCCAATCGCTGGAATATTAATGGTACACGTTTACAAAATGTCGCGCTTTCCATGAATGGAGATGTTCGGCAACATCAGCTGAAATTATCAGCCAGTGGTAAACAGTTAAATGGCAGTGTTTTTCTGACCGGTGGTTGGCAGAAAAATAGCTGGCAAGGGCAATTTAAAGAAGGTGTTATCGGCGGCTTGTTAGGCGAATGGACGCTTCGTTCTCCCGTTGCCTTACAGTGGAAAAATAGTTCATTCACCTTAAAATCACATTGCTGGAGTTCGTCGTCGTCGCAACTTTGTTTTGCCGACTCAGCGATGTCGGCATCTCGTGGCAAAATTCCATTTACGCTGGCCGAGTTTGATACGCAACGCCTTAAGCCTTGGCTTCCTGATGCGTTAGACTGGCAGAGCGCTTTACAAGCCAATGGTGTTTTAGGATGGAACGCTCATTCTCCGGATCTGTCGGTAACCTTGCACAGCCAACAAGGCGAATTGATTACCGATCAAATCCACACACCCTATCGGGATCTGTTGCTGCAAGTTGATGTGACGTCAAAATCAGCACAAATGAAGTTTGTACTCGATTCTGAAATGCTTGGAAATATTAACGTGACAGCTCAAGTCGCTGATCCGTTAAAACGCCGGCAACTCAGTGGCACTGTGAATCTGACAAATTTGCAGTTGTATGGTGTGGCTCCGCTGATCGATGCCTTGCACAGCACAAAAGGCACGGTTGATATCGACGGCCGACTGGCTGGTACACTCGATGCACCACTGTTTTACGGTCAGGCACGGTTGAAAGATGGTGAAGTCGATACAGAAACCGAAATGCTAAGCCTACGTCAGATCAATGGCACCTTAGTGATTAATGGCGATCAAGCGGAATTGAATGCCAGCCTGCTCGCTGGCAAGGGATCTGCCACCTTGACAGGCCATACGCGCTGGCCAGGTGGCGT comes from the uncultured Tolumonas sp. genome and includes:
- the bioC gene encoding malonyl-ACP O-methyltransferase BioC, coding for MLEPVDKQAVAQRFSKAAQSYDQYALLQKEVGRNLLSLIPDEKYGNGLDLGCGSGFFLPDLQQLCNYLLALDISPGMLKQASLRDKAQGYVCGDAEALPLRSESLDLVFSSLALQWCHDPAQAFREIKRVLTSQGYALFATLNSGSLFELREAWMAVDDHEHVNQFMEELELRSVLQQAEIQCKTWQVQRHVMYYADVNAILQSLKRIGASQVNGQRSQGLLTRQKLQCLQQAYERYRLPTGLLPVTYNVCYGVLHR
- the bioD gene encoding dethiobiotin synthase; the encoded protein is MSKTFFVTGTDTDVGKTTSTLALLHAAAAQGLKAVAYKPVAAGCEIMEDGLCNQDVLLLQKNSSLQLSYDQVVGYSFEAFSSPHIAAEESGTTIKLDILSEGLAYLQQKTNADIIFVEGAGGWRVPIGHGHFLSDWVKYENLPVIMVVGARLGCINHAVLTQEAIHHDMLQLAGWCMNRINPAMSHYQSNLETLKSLLPAPFLGEIPYINKPYEHNLGQYLDISSLL
- the htpX gene encoding protease HtpX; this encodes MKRIVLFLATNLAVMLVLSIVLSLLSSFFGINTRGSSGLLLMAMVFGFGGSIISLLMSKWMAKRAYGIQPIEQPRNEVEYWLVNTVKRQAEQAGIGMPEVGIYDAPDMNAFATGANRNEALVAVSSGLLYSMSRDEAEAVLAHEISHVANGDMVTLTLIQGVVNTFVIYLSRLLAGIISNVSRSDDEESSFGGGMAYFAISMVLELVFGMLASVIVMWFSRQREFRADAGSARLVGKEKMIAALERLARGHESQLDGTMMAFGINGKTAMTELFMSHPPLEKRIQALRDMR
- the ribB gene encoding 3,4-dihydroxy-2-butanone-4-phosphate synthase — translated: MNQSLLTPFGNPFQRVERALTALQQGNGVLVVDDEDRENEGDLIFSAEKMTPQQMALMIRECSGIVCLCLTEERVRQLALPMMVEHNTSAYQTGFTITIEAAHGVTTGVSAQDRITTIRTATADGAVAADLNRPGHVFPLRARTGGVLTRRGHTEATVDLMKLAGLKPYGVLCELQNEDGSMSRLPEIVKFADKHDMPVLCIEDLVAYLTENAKEAG
- a CDS encoding autotransporter assembly complex family protein, whose product is MKYKKYRNYLIAGSLFLGCISAAQAKPVVYDIRGVKGESLDNVRYYLAALPAIDSQKVEGRARKVELAVRQAMQAIGYYSPRINFTYPADKDNRLQIQIDAGKPVLIRQLQVELEGDAQKDPDFLKILSSMDLDVGDVMHHGKYENIKRRLKTLAATHGYFDAKMEKADVQLYPNDRAADIHIIFNSGHRYRFGAITVDGIAQTSVIQPLLHFKQGDFYDTRKLAKLSQALSQTRYFQVVDVHPQMTDNSDFVIPVIVHLEKKKQNQMETGIGFSTDEGPRVQWNWERPWVNDDGHRFSSQIKVAQTTQTVDFSYRIPKKNPIDDYYQLQTTYANVDQADTRSQKIETGLHYWTTLLGRWQRDYFFKTAYEKYEQGEDTGNSLLFMPGASITRVRSQGGIDPYWGDQQTVSVMFSDPSWGSDTRFVKVWGRTKWLRTYASKHRFIFRAEQGALLWGNLSEIPASQRFFTGGDQTVRGFGYDSISPLDSSGKLSGALNVSAGSLEYNYQIAPKWRIATFVDAGTATNDYKDPWKIGTGVGGRWLTPVGQLRFDLAFGVSEQQVPFRLHFALGPEL
- a CDS encoding translocation/assembly module TamB domain-containing protein, which produces MSLRSRRWVASSILLMAFLVAIVFFLLFSSFGSQLVWNQLVRVVPDLKGELVSGSLADGWQVHDLKWQNKEITVSLKQGQAQWKLASLLAGEVEVNSLIVDGLTVTRRDVVEPATPTVVAANAYISTPLPIVLHQLQLSDFTYDDPVVRVKLQQLTTAAEWQTHRITINPSQSDAVDVWLKPSVPAKPSVKAEKTKATGSELPEVFVPFDINLAQLDLKNGRYHQQDFDTGQLDIGLQARFDGTVLTVQKLAVKQEKRSVELSGQMTFIQHYLLDATLKAQAALPVILPETARVLTLAIKGDLQQLTFNAGLEGKEKLQFQGKLKPLTDHLPFELTGDWLQLPLPASLAGLSVEKGKLDLHGSLTNYQFNLESNGKWLDLPSTRLQLALRGTTEKLELQRLQLGDGVNQLEVAGQLSWQKGLHWQGQSQLQLPEVNRWLPDTKASVSGGLKQELHWQDDHWQGNVSNIDLKGKWNGFPLTTQGAIRGDEQGNWQFQQIAIENGPNTLTLNGKLDKQWSLAGKLRAQKLSAINSQWDGGVDGDFRLNGPAKAPVLALRLAAARMVMPGQLIRDLEVTGHATLNQTLPGQLQLHANRWNINGTRLQNVALSMNGDVRQHQLKLSASGKQLNGSVFLTGGWQKNSWQGQFKEGVIGGLLGEWTLRSPVALQWKNSSFTLKSHCWSSSSSQLCFADSAMSASRGKIPFTLAEFDTQRLKPWLPDALDWQSALQANGVLGWNAHSPDLSVTLHSQQGELITDQIHTPYRDLLLQVDVTSKSAQMKFVLDSEMLGNINVTAQVADPLKRRQLSGTVNLTNLQLYGVAPLIDALHSTKGTVDIDGRLAGTLDAPLFYGQARLKDGEVDTETEMLSLRQINGTLVINGDQAELNASLLAGKGSATLTGHTRWPGGVPSGVLALRGKEMELAFAGYGNGRVDSDLQLQFDAEQASLNGNIVVPWARIDIKSLPENGIELSDDVHIVRPQQQQDRPAPFPFFMNVDLSLGSDVQFSAMGLKTALGGGLRFRQKPGQNLMTQGEIRLVNGRFKAYGQNLVIRSGKLMFNGDVTEPYVMAEAIRDPSTMEDSSVTVGVKINSPINAISAQVFSEPELPDTDKLSYLLRGRSSTATTNGSTEEAMAAMMIGAGLGQTNGVVSDVASTFGLKDAAFDTSGSGTDTKVNLSAYLLKDLQLQYGVGVYSAVSEVKLKYFLLPQLYLQAVSSLDQAVDLFYKFEF